The Thiohalophilus sp. genome has a window encoding:
- a CDS encoding UbiH/UbiF/VisC/COQ6 family ubiquinone biosynthesis hydroxylase, whose translation MSRDYDLIIVGGSMVGASLACALADTPLRIALLDAQRFEADWPDDGFDLRVSAITRASEAFLQQLDAWPGDHGERVSPFREMHVWDASGDGVIHFDSAELGEATLGHIVENRVLIKSLHRQIAEADNIDYLAPVTPAAIEFDDQQVRLSLEAGEPLTAKLLVGADGGNSWVRRQVGIGVRGWDYDQAALVTYVKTEQFHRETAWQRFMPDGPLAFLPLSDGYSSIVWSTSPQQAQQLQAMDDAAFCEQLAAAFDYTLGAIEICGPRAVFPLRFFETEHYIRPRLALVGDAAHTIHPLAGQGVNLGFADADSLAQVIREAQQQHKDIGSLPILRRYERWRRADNRAMLMTMDGFKRLFGSQWGPLRWLRNSGLNLTDRLAPLKKIIMRQAMGGPSGSD comes from the coding sequence GTGAGCCGCGATTATGATCTGATCATCGTCGGCGGCAGCATGGTCGGCGCCAGCCTGGCCTGTGCCCTGGCCGATACCCCGTTGCGGATTGCGCTGCTCGATGCGCAGCGCTTCGAGGCTGACTGGCCGGACGACGGCTTCGATCTGCGGGTCAGTGCCATCACTCGCGCCAGCGAAGCATTTTTACAACAGTTGGATGCCTGGCCCGGTGATCACGGCGAGCGGGTCAGTCCGTTTCGCGAGATGCATGTCTGGGATGCCAGCGGCGATGGCGTGATTCATTTCGACAGTGCGGAACTGGGCGAGGCGACGCTGGGGCACATTGTCGAGAACCGTGTTCTGATAAAAAGTCTGCATCGGCAAATCGCTGAAGCAGACAATATCGATTATCTGGCCCCGGTGACCCCGGCGGCGATCGAATTCGACGACCAACAGGTGCGCCTGAGCCTGGAAGCGGGTGAACCGTTGACGGCGAAGTTGCTGGTCGGTGCCGACGGCGGCAATTCATGGGTACGTCGCCAGGTCGGTATCGGCGTGCGTGGCTGGGATTACGATCAGGCCGCGCTGGTCACGTACGTGAAAACCGAACAGTTTCATCGCGAGACGGCCTGGCAACGTTTCATGCCCGACGGGCCGCTGGCGTTTTTGCCGTTGAGCGACGGATACAGTTCGATTGTCTGGTCCACCTCGCCACAACAGGCGCAGCAACTGCAAGCGATGGACGACGCCGCTTTTTGCGAGCAGCTGGCCGCCGCATTCGATTATACCCTCGGGGCGATCGAAATCTGCGGGCCGCGCGCCGTGTTCCCGCTGCGTTTTTTCGAGACCGAACATTACATCCGGCCGCGTCTGGCGCTGGTGGGGGATGCGGCGCACACCATTCATCCGCTGGCCGGGCAGGGCGTCAACCTCGGGTTTGCCGATGCCGACTCCCTGGCGCAGGTGATCCGCGAGGCGCAACAGCAACACAAAGATATTGGTAGTTTGCCGATACTGCGCCGTTACGAGCGCTGGCGTCGTGCCGACAACCGGGCCATGTTAATGACCATGGACGGCTTCAAACGCCTGTTCGGCAGTCAGTGGGGGCCGTTGCGCTGGTTACGCAACAGCGGGCTGAATCTCACCGATCGCCTTGCCCCGCTCAAGAAAATCATCATGCGCCAGGCGATGGGTGGCCCTTCGGGCAGTGACTAG
- a CDS encoding TIGR02449 family protein yields the protein MDELDLKKLETRVDDLIKAVDRLQQENKTLRDSQTNLMSERNQLVEKTELARSRVEAMIEKLKAMENE from the coding sequence ATGGACGAACTGGACCTGAAAAAGCTTGAAACCCGCGTCGATGACCTTATCAAGGCAGTAGACCGCTTGCAGCAGGAAAATAAAACCCTGCGCGACAGCCAGACAAATCTGATGTCGGAGCGCAACCAGCTGGTGGAGAAAACCGAGCTGGCGCGTAGCCGGGTCGAGGCGATGATCGAGAAACTCAAGGCGATGGAAAATGAGTGA
- a CDS encoding extracellular solute-binding protein produces MKSRLLLVFLAGLFSLQALAADPLVIYSGRSDKFVKPVVEAFEKETGIQVLLHAGGSTTLLNKLRLEGARTDADLYISNDAGNLQKGSEMGLFRPVPESIAGVIPANFRAPDNTWLGLSARARMLVANSEQSETDFVKSVFDLADPRLEGKLAITHSGNESYIAGVTVYMLAAGEEVTGDWLQGMKDNVDGSVFNKHSKIVNAVADGKKAIGLVNHYYIYRHLDQHPDAPLKVIIPDQGKDGMGVAWNVAGIAMSRHSQKVEAAEKFVAFAASEQGQKLFAEVNREYPTRPGVPAADEVPPLDSYKVADVPMARLGEMRNATLDLIEEVGMP; encoded by the coding sequence ATGAAATCACGTCTTTTACTCGTATTTTTAGCAGGGCTTTTCTCCCTGCAGGCACTGGCGGCCGATCCGCTGGTGATCTACTCCGGCCGCTCGGACAAATTCGTCAAGCCGGTGGTCGAGGCGTTTGAAAAAGAGACCGGCATCCAGGTGCTGCTGCATGCCGGGGGATCCACCACCTTGCTGAACAAGCTCAGACTGGAAGGCGCGCGGACCGACGCGGATCTGTATATCAGCAACGATGCCGGCAATCTGCAAAAAGGCAGCGAGATGGGACTGTTTCGGCCGGTTCCCGAGTCGATCGCCGGTGTGATTCCCGCCAACTTCCGGGCGCCGGATAACACCTGGCTGGGACTCTCGGCGCGGGCCCGGATGCTGGTCGCCAACAGCGAACAGTCGGAAACAGACTTCGTCAAATCGGTGTTTGATCTGGCCGATCCGCGCCTGGAAGGCAAGCTGGCCATCACCCACAGCGGCAACGAAAGCTATATCGCCGGGGTGACCGTCTACATGCTGGCGGCGGGCGAAGAGGTCACCGGTGACTGGCTGCAGGGCATGAAGGATAATGTGGATGGCAGCGTGTTTAACAAGCACAGCAAGATTGTTAACGCGGTTGCGGACGGTAAAAAGGCGATCGGGCTGGTCAATCACTATTACATCTATCGCCATCTGGATCAGCATCCTGACGCGCCCCTGAAGGTGATTATTCCGGACCAGGGTAAAGACGGCATGGGCGTGGCCTGGAACGTGGCTGGTATTGCCATGAGTCGCCACAGCCAGAAAGTCGAGGCGGCGGAAAAATTCGTGGCCTTTGCCGCTTCCGAACAGGGCCAGAAGCTGTTCGCCGAGGTCAATCGGGAATATCCGACGCGTCCGGGTGTCCCGGCTGCCGATGAAGTGCCGCCGCTGGATTCCTACAAGGTGGCCGATGTGCCAATGGCGCGTCTGGGGGAAATGCGCAATGCCACGCTGGATCTGATCGAAGAAGTCGGCATGCCGTAA
- a CDS encoding cell division protein ZapA, with the protein MSEKPANTVTVHILDKEYLIACPEDEKHDLMRSADYLDMKMREIRDSGKIIGTDRIAVMAALNISHELLTQSGPDSKMDSDVSGRIKGIQDKIEDALFKTRQMEI; encoded by the coding sequence ATGAGTGAAAAGCCGGCCAACACGGTCACCGTGCATATCCTGGACAAGGAGTACCTGATCGCCTGTCCGGAAGACGAAAAGCACGATCTGATGCGCTCGGCCGATTACCTGGACATGAAAATGCGCGAGATCCGCGACAGCGGCAAGATCATCGGCACCGATCGCATTGCTGTGATGGCCGCGTTAAATATCTCTCATGAGCTACTGACACAGTCCGGCCCCGACAGCAAAATGGACAGTGATGTCAGTGGCCGCATCAAGGGCATTCAGGACAAGATCGAGGATGCCCTGTTCAAAACCCGGCAGATGGAAATCTGA
- a CDS encoding 5-formyltetrahydrofolate cyclo-ligase produces MTDRKSLRFSMRDKRRALSADERREASLSLSEQLAAHRLFHLAQRIAFYLPNDGEIDLTWLLEYAWQRNKQCYLPVLGPRNSRRMWFLPYHPDTQLIPNRFGIPEPAHSRRDRLFSPMSLDLVLMPLVAFDHQGNRVGMGGGFYDRTFGFRRYRRHWQRPWLVGTAYAFQQVEQIDSAIWDVPLDGIATEQGLLRFQPAIGV; encoded by the coding sequence ATGACTGATCGAAAATCCCTGCGCTTTAGCATGCGCGATAAACGCCGCGCGCTCTCGGCCGACGAACGGCGTGAAGCGTCGTTGTCCCTGTCCGAACAGCTTGCCGCGCACCGTCTGTTTCATCTGGCGCAACGCATCGCCTTTTACCTGCCCAACGACGGGGAGATCGATCTCACCTGGCTGCTGGAATACGCCTGGCAACGGAACAAGCAGTGCTATCTGCCGGTACTGGGCCCGCGCAATAGCCGACGCATGTGGTTTTTGCCCTATCACCCGGATACACAACTGATTCCCAACCGCTTCGGCATTCCCGAACCGGCACACAGCCGCCGCGATCGGCTGTTCAGCCCCATGTCGCTGGATCTGGTATTGATGCCGCTGGTGGCTTTCGATCACCAGGGCAACCGCGTCGGCATGGGCGGCGGGTTTTACGATCGAACCTTCGGTTTTCGCCGTTACCGGCGGCACTGGCAACGTCCCTGGCTGGTGGGCACCGCCTACGCGTTTCAGCAGGTCGAACAGATCGACTCGGCCATCTGGGACGTGCCACTGGACGGCATCGCCACCGAGCAGGGGCTGCTCCGGTTTCAGCCGGCGATCGGCGTCTGA
- a CDS encoding cation:proton antiporter, with product MDPLDIAAVLLVLMAGFAFLNERYLRLPIMLGLVLMALLWSLALGIGTEAGGPAVQAQLWLRGHAVYEPLVSGLLGLLLFAGALRLNLADLARQTWVVLALVILGVGVSVFLVGTLGWIILAGLGITLPWLYGLLFGALIAPTDPVLVRGLLTRVRVAPELQHRMAGESVLAGGLAVVLFVLLMAMVAPGGMAITDRVLWQVGGSLLFGLLIGLAAYRLLRHVDHYQVEVLILLALVAGALVLAGHGALSGPLTLLAAGLVLGNHGTLLAMSEKSRRHLHDFWELIGGLVSAALFVLLALEVMLPGFRMEYLLAALAILPLVLLGRFIAMGLPVTVLRRFRAQAPGSVQIMTWGGVRGGISIALVLSLPPGEAREALVLVSAVVLLFAVVVQGLTFRSLVRHIGD from the coding sequence ATGGATCCCCTTGATATTGCCGCGGTGTTGCTGGTGCTGATGGCGGGGTTTGCGTTTTTGAATGAACGCTATCTGCGCTTGCCGATCATGCTGGGACTGGTGCTGATGGCCTTGTTGTGGTCGTTGGCGCTGGGGATCGGGACCGAGGCGGGCGGGCCGGCGGTGCAGGCGCAGCTCTGGCTGCGGGGGCATGCGGTGTATGAACCGCTGGTGTCGGGGTTGCTGGGCCTGTTGTTGTTTGCCGGCGCCCTGCGCCTGAATCTGGCGGATCTGGCCAGACAAACCTGGGTCGTTCTGGCACTGGTTATCCTGGGTGTGGGCGTGTCGGTGTTCCTGGTCGGGACGCTTGGCTGGATCATTCTGGCCGGTCTCGGCATCACCTTACCCTGGCTATACGGTTTGTTGTTCGGTGCGTTGATCGCACCGACCGATCCGGTGCTGGTGCGGGGTTTGTTGACGCGGGTTCGTGTTGCGCCCGAGTTGCAGCATCGCATGGCGGGTGAGTCGGTGCTTGCCGGCGGCCTGGCGGTGGTGCTGTTCGTGTTGCTGATGGCCATGGTTGCGCCCGGCGGGATGGCGATAACTGATCGGGTACTCTGGCAGGTGGGGGGCAGCCTGTTGTTCGGCCTGCTTATCGGACTGGCGGCTTATCGCCTGTTACGGCATGTGGACCATTACCAGGTGGAAGTGCTGATTCTGCTGGCGCTGGTGGCCGGGGCGCTGGTACTGGCCGGGCACGGGGCGTTGTCCGGGCCGTTGACCTTGCTGGCCGCCGGGCTCGTGCTGGGCAATCATGGCACTTTACTGGCCATGAGCGAGAAGTCGCGCCGGCATTTGCACGATTTCTGGGAGTTGATCGGCGGGCTGGTTAGCGCGGCATTGTTCGTTCTGCTCGCCCTGGAAGTGATGCTGCCCGGTTTTCGCATGGAATACCTGCTGGCGGCGCTGGCGATTCTGCCGCTGGTGTTGCTGGGCCGTTTTATCGCCATGGGCTTACCGGTCACCGTATTGCGCCGTTTTCGCGCCCAGGCACCGGGTTCGGTTCAGATCATGACCTGGGGTGGCGTGCGCGGAGGAATCAGTATTGCGCTGGTGTTGTCTCTGCCGCCCGGCGAGGCGCGCGAGGCGCTGGTACTGGTGAGTGCGGTTGTTCTGTTGTTTGCCGTTGTGGTGCAGGGTTTGACCTTTCGCTCACTGGTTCGCCATATCGGAGACTGA
- the ubiH gene encoding 2-octaprenyl-6-methoxyphenyl hydroxylase, producing MSAPNPNEFDLIIVGGGLVGASLACALADTPLRIAVVESHPFNDTQQHPGFDARTVALAYGSQQIFNAMGVWSAIEAQGVTPIREIYVSDRGHAGSAHLDAAEQGLAAMGYVAEIRVLGQALSRQLEQQANVTLLCPASVKAVQFAPTHAKVVLNQDGELREVSAALVVAADGGDSFIRNDSGIATFTLDYHQSALISNVAVDRPHRNIAYERFTDSGPMALLPMCDEQGNDNAFALVWTLKPDQVDAVQAWDDATFLSQLQERFGERAGHFTRASQRHLYPLKFLQTREHVRPRLAVIGNAAHTLHPVAGQGFNLGLRDVAVLSQVLSEALTQQEDLGELSVLQRYARWRRRDHLQTSLATDGLVRLFSNNVLPLAVARNLGLTLLDILPPLKKQLVRHAMGYVGKLPRLARGLKL from the coding sequence ATGAGCGCACCGAACCCGAACGAATTTGATCTGATCATCGTCGGCGGCGGCCTGGTCGGCGCCAGCCTGGCCTGTGCGCTGGCCGACACGCCGCTGCGTATCGCGGTGGTCGAGTCGCATCCTTTCAATGATACACAACAGCATCCCGGTTTCGACGCGCGCACTGTCGCGCTGGCTTACGGTTCGCAACAGATATTTAACGCCATGGGGGTATGGTCGGCGATCGAAGCGCAGGGGGTGACACCGATTCGGGAGATTTATGTCTCCGATCGGGGCCATGCCGGCAGTGCGCACCTGGATGCTGCTGAACAGGGACTGGCAGCGATGGGCTATGTGGCCGAGATCCGGGTGCTGGGCCAGGCGCTGTCCCGGCAACTCGAACAGCAGGCCAACGTCACGCTGCTCTGCCCGGCCAGCGTCAAGGCCGTCCAGTTTGCGCCGACGCACGCGAAGGTGGTTTTAAACCAGGACGGCGAGCTGCGCGAGGTTAGCGCGGCGCTGGTGGTGGCCGCCGATGGCGGGGATTCGTTTATTCGTAACGACAGCGGGATTGCCACCTTCACGCTGGATTATCATCAGTCGGCGCTGATCAGCAACGTGGCCGTCGATCGGCCGCATCGCAACATTGCCTACGAACGCTTTACCGACAGTGGCCCGATGGCCCTGTTGCCCATGTGCGATGAGCAGGGCAACGACAATGCCTTCGCCCTGGTCTGGACCCTCAAACCGGATCAGGTCGACGCGGTACAGGCATGGGACGATGCCACCTTTTTGTCACAACTGCAGGAACGCTTTGGTGAGCGGGCCGGGCACTTTACCCGCGCCAGCCAACGGCATCTCTATCCGTTGAAATTTTTGCAAACCCGCGAGCATGTGCGTCCGCGCCTGGCGGTGATCGGCAATGCCGCGCATACCCTGCATCCGGTGGCCGGGCAGGGCTTCAACCTCGGCTTGCGCGACGTGGCGGTGTTGTCCCAGGTGCTGTCCGAGGCGCTGACGCAACAGGAAGACCTCGGCGAGCTGAGTGTGCTGCAGCGTTACGCCCGGTGGCGCCGACGGGATCATCTGCAAACCTCGCTGGCGACGGACGGCCTGGTGCGCCTGTTTTCCAATAACGTTCTGCCGCTGGCGGTGGCGCGCAATCTGGGGCTGACGCTGCTGGATATTCTGCCGCCGCTGAAAAAACAGCTGGTGCGACATGCCATGGGTTATGTCGGCAAGCTGCCGCGCCTGGCCCGGGGATTGAAACTGTGA
- a CDS encoding EVE domain-containing protein translates to MNYWLMKSEPDVFGIDDLAAMPRKTDHWDGVRNYQARNMMRDEMKKGDQVFFYHSNCKEPGIVGIAEVVKEGYPDHTAWDPKSNYYDPKSDPENPRWYMVNIKFVRKFARTVTLQEMKQEKALEGMKLLQRGNRLSVMPVDKKHWQHILKMEKR, encoded by the coding sequence ATGAATTACTGGCTGATGAAATCCGAACCCGATGTTTTCGGCATCGATGACCTGGCCGCGATGCCGCGCAAGACCGATCACTGGGACGGCGTACGCAACTACCAGGCCCGCAACATGATGCGCGACGAGATGAAAAAAGGCGATCAGGTCTTCTTCTACCATTCCAACTGCAAGGAGCCGGGAATCGTCGGTATCGCAGAGGTGGTAAAGGAAGGCTACCCCGATCACACGGCCTGGGACCCGAAATCCAACTACTACGACCCCAAGAGTGACCCGGAAAATCCGCGCTGGTACATGGTCAACATCAAGTTCGTGCGCAAATTCGCCCGTACCGTCACCCTGCAGGAGATGAAACAGGAGAAAGCCCTGGAAGGGATGAAGCTGCTGCAGCGCGGTAATCGCCTCTCGGTCATGCCGGTCGACAAAAAACACTGGCAACATATCCTGA
- the pepP gene encoding Xaa-Pro aminopeptidase, with translation MNAQEFTKRRKHLMELMGPDSVAILPAAPQRMRNRDTEFHYRQDSDFYYLTGFPEPEAVVVLVPGREHGEYILFCRENDLDMEVWNGPRAGQEGAVERYKADDSFPIDDIDDILPGLLENKERVFYTMGASPDFDQRLIGWVNRLRKQSRAGIHTPGEFVSLEHHLHDMRLYKSSQEIKAMRRAAQISARAHIRAMQSCKPGLYEYQIEAELLHTFMQQGARFPAYPSIVGGGANGCILHYIENYSTLNDGDLLLIDAGAEYDYYAADISRTFPVNGKYSKAQRTLYDIVLEAQYAAIEQVKPGNHWNDPHEAAVKVLTQGLKDVGILKGGLKKLLEDQAYKPYYMHRTGHWLGMDVHDVGDYKVDTEWRVLEPGMTLTIEPGLYISARHSEVAKKWHNIGIRIEDDVLVTKEGCEVLTRDVPKDPDEIEALMTE, from the coding sequence ATGAATGCTCAGGAATTTACCAAACGCCGCAAGCACCTGATGGAGCTGATGGGGCCCGATTCGGTGGCGATTTTGCCGGCGGCGCCGCAGCGGATGCGCAATCGCGATACGGAGTTTCATTATCGCCAGGACAGCGACTTCTATTATCTGACCGGTTTTCCCGAGCCGGAGGCGGTGGTGGTGCTGGTGCCGGGGCGCGAGCATGGCGAGTATATTCTGTTCTGCCGTGAGAACGATCTTGACATGGAAGTCTGGAACGGGCCGCGTGCCGGTCAGGAAGGGGCGGTGGAACGCTACAAGGCGGATGATTCGTTTCCCATCGATGATATCGACGACATTCTGCCGGGGCTGCTGGAGAACAAGGAACGGGTGTTTTATACCATGGGCGCCAGCCCCGATTTCGATCAGCGCCTGATCGGCTGGGTCAATCGCCTGCGCAAACAGTCCCGCGCGGGCATTCATACCCCGGGCGAGTTTGTCTCGCTGGAACATCACCTGCACGACATGCGTCTGTACAAGAGCAGCCAGGAGATCAAGGCAATGCGCAGGGCGGCCCAAATCTCCGCCCGGGCACATATTCGTGCCATGCAAAGCTGCAAGCCGGGGCTGTATGAATACCAGATCGAGGCCGAGCTGTTGCACACCTTCATGCAACAGGGGGCGCGGTTTCCGGCTTACCCGTCCATCGTCGGCGGCGGCGCCAACGGGTGTATTCTGCATTACATCGAAAACTATTCGACCTTGAATGACGGCGATTTGCTGCTGATCGACGCCGGCGCCGAGTATGATTATTACGCGGCGGATATCTCGCGTACCTTCCCGGTTAACGGCAAATACAGCAAGGCACAACGGACCCTGTACGATATTGTCCTGGAAGCCCAGTACGCGGCGATCGAACAGGTCAAACCGGGCAATCACTGGAACGATCCGCATGAAGCGGCGGTGAAGGTGCTCACGCAGGGGCTCAAGGATGTGGGGATTCTAAAAGGCGGCCTGAAAAAACTGCTCGAGGACCAGGCCTACAAGCCGTATTACATGCACCGTACCGGCCACTGGCTGGGTATGGATGTGCACGATGTGGGCGACTACAAGGTGGATACCGAATGGCGTGTGCTGGAGCCGGGCATGACCCTGACCATCGAGCCGGGCCTGTATATCTCGGCGCGTCACAGCGAGGTGGCCAAAAAATGGCACAACATCGGGATTCGCATCGAGGATGATGTGCTGGTGACCAAAGAGGGGTGCGAGGTACTGACCCGCGATGTCCCCAAGGATCCCGACGAGATCGAGGCATTGATGACTGAATGA
- a CDS encoding UPF0149 family protein, with protein MTESLPDFDLVADALHAQGADTDPAESHGLLCAMFCTIQGLDVDSWLAMVLTGPSRDALAPTPESLLTLFEETRKQFDSEQFDFHLLLPHDEAALAVRVEALGHWCQGFLTGLAAGGVQQPENLPGELPEIIQDMLEMSRAEGYELEDDGEDEAAYAELVEYLRMGVLLFREEFRRQYAKAGEGSIH; from the coding sequence ATGACCGAATCACTTCCCGATTTTGACCTGGTGGCCGACGCCCTGCATGCCCAGGGCGCCGATACCGATCCGGCGGAAAGCCACGGCCTGTTGTGCGCCATGTTCTGCACCATTCAGGGGCTGGACGTCGACAGCTGGCTGGCCATGGTGCTCACCGGCCCGAGCCGGGATGCCCTGGCGCCGACTCCCGAATCGTTGTTGACCCTGTTCGAGGAGACCCGCAAACAGTTCGACAGCGAACAGTTCGACTTCCATTTATTATTACCCCACGACGAGGCCGCCCTGGCGGTTCGGGTGGAAGCGCTGGGACACTGGTGCCAGGGTTTTTTGACCGGCCTGGCCGCCGGCGGAGTCCAGCAACCGGAAAACCTGCCCGGTGAGCTGCCCGAAATTATCCAGGACATGCTGGAAATGTCCCGCGCCGAAGGTTATGAACTGGAAGACGACGGCGAAGACGAAGCCGCCTATGCCGAACTGGTCGAATACCTGCGCATGGGGGTGTTGCTGTTTCGTGAGGAGTTTCGGCGCCAGTACGCCAAAGCCGGCGAGGGGTCGATACATTAA